TTAGACGGCATGGCTCCAGGCATGACTTCTGGAGGCTTACAGAAACCTTTCAGCATTACGCTGGCTGGCTGCCCAGAAGGTGTAACGGTTGCCAAAATTAAGCTTGATGGTAAAACTTCTGGCATTATCCCGAACGCATTCGTAGGTAATTCAACCGCAAGTTATGTTGGTATCGTTATTTCTGATGCTGAAACCGGTGCAGTTATTACACCAAAAGCTTTTGGTAGCGATAAAGCCATTCATGCTGGTTCAGACAATGTCCTGAACTACCTCGTTGGTTTAACCAAAACCTCTGAAAGCGCTGCTGGTGCCGGTACCATTGACGTACCAGTAACCTTCACCATGTCTTACGAGTAATTACTTCTGTAATACGTGTGTATTTTAAATAAGATGGCTGAGCTAATGCTCAGCCATTTCATCTAATCACCTCAATATTACAGTGAGATTATTACCTTTAACTTCCAAGGTTAATTATGCATTATTTAAAAAAAGCCATCCTACCGTTAGCATTGATCGCTGTTTCCGCGCCTTCATTTGCAGGTTTTTCTGTGGGTGCCACCCGTGTTATTTATAACGGAAACCAGAAAGAAGCGTCCCTCTCCGTTAAAAACACCGAAGACTCAAACATCTATCTGATTCGCTCTTGGGTTAGCTCGGATAAAGCGGGAGAGAAAGTCCCTTTTATTATCACGCCACCACTGTTCCGCATAGAGCCGGGCCAGGATAATGCTGTCCGTATTACGCAGACGTCATCGGCCTTGCCACAGGATAAAGAGTCTGTTTACTGGATCAATACCCTGGCAATTCCGCCCGCTTCCAAAGAAAAAAACTCTCTGCAATTTTCCATTAACACCCGTATTAAGTTGATCTATCGCCCAACCGCATTGAATAACAAAGATGCCATTGGCAAAGCTTATCAGCAACTCACTTTTACCCATTCAGGTAATACCATCACCGCTAACAATCCAACACCTTATTATGTGAACATGACAAAGGTTAATGTCGGCGGCA
This DNA window, taken from Scandinavium goeteborgense, encodes the following:
- a CDS encoding fimbrial protein yields the protein MNMKKLSAAVVVMLGLGVSAAQAEDGSLNFTGDVSSSSCSVAASSTALTVNFDGYAATSLDGMAPGMTSGGLQKPFSITLAGCPEGVTVAKIKLDGKTSGIIPNAFVGNSTASYVGIVISDAETGAVITPKAFGSDKAIHAGSDNVLNYLVGLTKTSESAAGAGTIDVPVTFTMSYE
- a CDS encoding molecular chaperone, producing MHYLKKAILPLALIAVSAPSFAGFSVGATRVIYNGNQKEASLSVKNTEDSNIYLIRSWVSSDKAGEKVPFIITPPLFRIEPGQDNAVRITQTSSALPQDKESVYWINTLAIPPASKEKNSLQFSINTRIKLIYRPTALNNKDAIGKAYQQLTFTHSGNTITANNPTPYYVNMTKVNVGGKEMKEGYMVPPKSSLKIEDAPAGNSISWQAINDFGGLTEKANASM